The DNA region GTGGACAGGGCCCTGGGGAAACCAAACAGCCACAGGACAGGCACACGACACACAGGGGCCATACCTGAAGGATGCCAATCACCTTTTTGGCTATAAAAGGGCCAAAATGAGATGCCTTTGATAAGCTCACTCCTTTGTAGTCTGCAAGAATTACAATTCCATTCACCTGGGTTTCTTCAGACTGAATGAGTTTTTCTAATGTCAGGTATATGGCTCGGATGTTTTCGGTAATTGGATAGTTGCTCGGGATCCATCTGTCTAAGGTCATAAGAGATGGACAATATGttacagaaatgaacacaaacaAGTAATCAGACAGGCTATGATTTATCTCCTTCCTAAAACTattgtttaaaaatggaaaagacagaATTCTACTGGCATGGCTACTTAGATCCCTAAGTTGTAGCTGATGTTTCTTAACTCCAAACATAGCAGCACATTCTGAAATGGAAATGCAATTAAGTGGTGAAGATGAAATAGTGAGTTCTGAAGTCAGACACATGTGGGGGTTTGAatcttactagttgtgtgaccttgggcaagttaccttcTCACCATGGGCCTACATATTATCCCATACATAGAATAGGATAACAATACTGGCTTCATGGACATCTGCACTTTCTGCCATCACAAGTCCCCTTATCCTCATGAGACCACCCTGGTTTTCCCTGGGGAACTACCCCTTCCCATGCTAGCCATACAGTTTGGGTAAACGGATTTCACTCCTGGGTCCTGAGGTGGGCTTGGCCAATACAGGTATTATAACCTCCTGGCCACAAGCATGTGATCCAAGCCAGGTCAAACAGAACCATGGGGACTCAGTTCTGGGACCTTGGCCCTTTGGAAAGAGAAgatctctcttctttcttgtaGTGGTGAGACTGGGAGCCTGAGACTCAGGGACCCCATGAGGCAAGAGCTGgtctgagaatgaagcccagactGAGGACAGCAGAGGTGGAGATGGCCTTCCAATGCGGTAGTCTGAGCAAATCCCCCTTTCCAGGCTGGATGCTCCTTTAATGTTCTCCATATGATCGAGGAGTCTTTCTCTCTTTggggaaaagatgaaaatgacCACTATTGAGTGTTAACCACTATTCTCAAGAAAATCCCACTAACATCTCGGTGTCTCTTTCTTACAAAGGTGAAACTccacagggggacttccctggtggcgcagtggttaagactctgcgctcccagtgcagggggcccaggttcgatcctttgtcagggaactagatcccacatgcatgccgcaactaagagttcacatgccacaactaagacccagtgcaaccaaataaataaatattgaaagaagaaaaaaactccaCAGGATTGCCACCAATGGGATTTGTGATATGTGCAAAATTCCTATGAAAAAACCTTTGTCCAAAAATTATGCCAGCTTGTTGTCTGATGTTGCTGCCAATTGAACCTGCCTCTACATAACTGGCTATCATCCTTTTCAATCACATATGTCTCAAAAGAGCTTATAAAAAGGCAAAGCCAATACCTAGTTTAGAATAAAATCTGTATCTGCCTCCTGCTAAAATGTTGAGTCAGTGGGGAAGGATCCAGATCTGCTGCAgtcatgtggggaaaaaaagccataACAAGAGTAAAGAGTTCAAACCACACAAGCAAAGGGGTGAAACCAGTGTGGTAATATCTGACTGTTTTCGTATATTCATAGGAGGTGAGCACAGAGGAGGAGCAGAAACTCTCGTTGACTGGTTTCTAGGTTTCTTGGTGCCCTGACATCTCCACTGCATTGCTTATTTTACAATGAACGCCCCTcattttggaaagcacctaaaaCGGCAGGTAAAGCAGTTAACactgtgcctggtacacagtaaagGCTCAAGAGAATGTGGTTTAGTCTACCGAGAGGGTTTGGTAAAGGACTAAAGGAAATGGTAACGTGGGGCCTGCAGGCAGAGGGAGGTGCCCTGCCACTTCCACTCCGCATCAGTTTCAAGAGGCATTTGTATGCATGAGCAGAAAGGGCAGTCAGCAGGTTCTCATGTTCCCCGCGTGCTTGGGAAGCAGAACACAGCAATcttactttcactttttttttttttttcagttctgctCTGATGGAAAATGTTGAGGTTGGGGGCGGAGTGGACAACTCTCCAGAGTTCACAATGCATTTGGTGtcagggaagagaagaggaggaagaatcaGAAGGCCTGAGTTCCAGGACCCCTCGGTCGTCGTGTCAACCAAAAAAATGTTCCCACACATTTCTAAATGCTTTTGGGCAGGGGGAGGTGCCTCCATTGAAAACTACTGTGCCAGAGAAATGTCAGGTGTCCCGATTACCATCATGCAGTGCTGAGATCTGAAAGTGAATCTAAAGTGAATACTTCCAAGGGCTTAACAaagcagagggaggggagagaggacagaggaGGCACGTGGTAGGCAGATACCTTTCCAGGCATCTGCCCGGCCCAGGCCCTTTCACTGATATCTGTATCTCACATGCTCACTAAGGAGTGAAagggtgggagctgggggaggggttgTCCTTGCAGCCCCGCTTGTACACGATGACCAGGGTCGCTTTCTCAGCCCACCAGATTCCCAGCCCTAGAAATCTGGAATTTGCATTGAAAGAACTTAGTTGGGTGGCCAGGTAAACCTGGGAGATGAGGAGTGTGCCAAGGGAGCAGAAGCCAGTCCACGGACAGAAGTGTGAAGAAGATGTGCAAAGGGCAGCAGAGATGTGGcccagagagacacacagactgACAGACAGTCAGAAGCAGAGACAGGGAGAATGGCGGGCTTAGTTCCTGATGGGGGAATGAACTGGATTCTGGGTCTTGGCTCCTGGGCCGTGTTCCTTCAGATCTCCGGTGCTGTGCTTCCATCTCCTTAGACTAAATCCTCCCTTTTGTCTTAAGCCAGTAGAGCAGGGTTTTGTTCTCTTGCGATCAAAAGAGCCTTGactgggactgccctggtggctcagtggataagactccatgctcccgatgcagggggcctgggttcgatccctggtcagggaactagatcccacatgcatgacgcaaataagagtttgcatgccacaactaaggagcctgcactgcaactaagacctggcgcaaccaaataaatatatatacgtgtgtatctatctatctatatatacaaGAGCCCTGACTAAGGCAAGGAGGGGACAAAAGGgaataagaaagagagagagggtgcTGAGCAGACGCATCCCAAGCTGTACCCACGCCCCGCCACCAGAGACGGTGAGGGTGGTACCTGGACGGAGGCAGAGGATGTGGCAGCCCCTGGGGTCGGTGTGGGGCAGTACAGTGAGGAATCCGGAAGCCAGGACCTCTTTCAAGGCCGAGGGCCGCAGGTTGTTGAAGACTTCAGGCCAGCTTCTCCGGCAGCTGTGGTAGTTGATCAGGAGCTGGAGGGCCCGGTCGTAGTCAAACTTGCGGGCTCGGAGGAAGCGCAGAAGGAAGGCGTCCTCGAGGGAGGTGCTCAGGTTCGGGTACTCCTTGTGCACCATGTCCCGGAGGGCCTGGACATCGCGGAGCCTCCATTCTGGCTTCTCCTGCAGTTCCTCCCTGGCCTTGGCCACCAGGTCCTCGGTCAGCGAGCACACATAGCCAGTGGGTGCGGGGGGCGGCGGCAGCTCACTTTCCGAAAGTGAGGCCGCGGAAGGGCTGGTTCTCAGAGAGTCACTTTCTTCTGACATTAGCTCCCAGGATCCCTGCAAAAACAGAAGCCCTGCATGATGTGGAGAAAGCCCAGCACCGCTCATTCCAAATCAGAGAGCAGCACGAGGGAGGGGGGCAGAGACGTTTTTTGTCAAGCCAAGAAcctcagagcagtggttctcGACTGGAGGAGTATCTGAACCACGTGCCCAAGCCCAAACCCAGACGGCATGAAGGAAGAATCTCTGCAGAGGCACCCAGGCAGCTAGAGCAGGATGCACACACCCCTCATCAAACACACTGGCCTTGCGCACAGAGGTATGAACAGGTGTTCAACCTTACTTGTaattaaaaatatgcaaactAAAACACCTTTGAAATTCAGATTAGCAAAAATGCAAAACAGGCACTCTGATATGCTTGCTGTTGGTGGGAGAATAAATTGACATAGCCTCTTTAGGGTAGTTTGTCGATATCTATAAAGATTTCAAACCACATACCCTTACAAGTATCATAAGATagcacttgtatgtggaatctaaaaaagtgatacagatgaacttatttacaaaacagaaatagactcacagacagaaaacaaacttatggttaccaaagggggaagagggggagggataaattaggaatttgggattaacagatacacgctACTGTTTATaatatagataaacaacaaggacctacacagggaactatattcagtatcttataatactctgttaatggaaaagaatctgaaaaagaatagatatatatgtataactgaatcactttgctgtaaacctgaaacattgtaaatcaactatacttcagttaaaaaaaacacaaaaaacaacacATACCCTTTGGCCCAGCATTCCATTTCTAGGACACGTACTTGTATGTGTGTGCAAAATATGCACACCAGGATGATTGTTACAAGTATTGATTATAATGGCAAAAGACTGGAAATACTACCTACATCACCCAGTTGGAGACTGGTTAAACAATATTACCATAcaagtggaatactattcagtcgtGAAAAGGAATTAGGCAGATCTTTATGAATTGACAcgttaaggaaaaagaaagcagttGCAGAAAAGTGTGAAAAAAAGACctgcatttaaaagaaaccataaacaagaggaaaagacaaccctcaaaatgggagaaactatttgcaaatgaagcaatggacaagggattaatctccaaaatatacaaacagctcatgcagctcaatatcaaaagaacaaacaacccaatcaaaaaatgggcagaaatagacatttctccaaagatgacacaCAGATGGCGaagaggcacatgagaagatgctcaacatcactaattattagagaaatgcaaatcaaaactacaatgaagtatcacctcataccagtcagaatggccatcatcaaaaaatctacaaaaaacaataaatgctggagagggtatggagaaaagggaaccctcttgcactgttggtgggaatgtaaattgatacagccactatggagaacagtatggaggttccttaaaacacctaaaaatagaattaccatatgacccagcaatcccactgttgggtacataccctgagaaaaccataattcaaaaagacacatgcaccccaatgttcattgcagcattacttacaatagccatgtcatggaagcaacctaaatgcccatcgacaaatgaatggataaaggagatgtggtacatatatacaatg from Mesoplodon densirostris isolate mMesDen1 chromosome 16, mMesDen1 primary haplotype, whole genome shotgun sequence includes:
- the TTPAL gene encoding alpha-tocopherol transfer protein-like isoform X3, which codes for MSEESDSLRTSPSAASLSESELPPPPAPTGYVCSLTEDLVAKAREELQEKPEWRLRDVQALRDMVHKEYPNLSTSLEDAFLLRFLRARKFDYDRALQLLINYHSCRRSWPEVFNNLRPSALKEVLASGFLTVLPHTDPRGCHILCLRPDRWIPSNYPITENIRAIYLTLEKLIQSEETQVNGIVILADYKGVSLSKASHFGPFIAKKVIGILQDGFPIRIKAVHVVNEPRIFKGIFAIIKPFLKEKIANRSAWSALWDLSLPTRDQTQSHRSESMES
- the TTPAL gene encoding alpha-tocopherol transfer protein-like isoform X1; the protein is MSEESDSLRTSPSAASLSESELPPPPAPTGYVCSLTEDLVAKAREELQEKPEWRLRDVQALRDMVHKEYPNLSTSLEDAFLLRFLRARKFDYDRALQLLINYHSCRRSWPEVFNNLRPSALKEVLASGFLTVLPHTDPRGCHILCLRPDRWIPSNYPITENIRAIYLTLEKLIQSEETQVNGIVILADYKGVSLSKASHFGPFIAKKVIGILQDGFPIRIKAVHVVNEPRIFKGIFAIIKPFLKEKIANRFFLHGSDLNSLHSNLPRNILPREYGGTAGVLDITAWNAALLASEEDFVREFCQPGPPCDSILGQALPPEGLSSEAPCDDSMRAVKSQLYSCY
- the TTPAL gene encoding alpha-tocopherol transfer protein-like isoform X2, producing the protein MSEESDSLRTSPSAASLSESELPPPPAPTGYVCSLTEDLVAKAREELQEKPEWRLRDVQALRDMVHKEYPNLSTSLEDAFLLRFLRARKFDYDRALQLLINYHSCRRSWPEVFNNLRPSALKEVLASGFLTVLPHTDPRGCHILCLRPDRWIPSNYPITENIRAIYLTLEKLIQSEETQDGFPIRIKAVHVVNEPRIFKGIFAIIKPFLKEKIANRFFLHGSDLNSLHSNLPRNILPREYGGTAGVLDITAWNAALLASEEDFVREFCQPGPPCDSILGQALPPEGLSSEAPCDDSMRAVKSQLYSCY